AACGGACTTCACCCGGACTTCAACGAGGAGGTACCGCCATGGCGGGAACCCAGGGCACGGGAGCCACGCAGGCCGACCGGGCGCGCGAGGCGGTCGTGGAGGCCGCGCTCGCCGCGCTGGACCTGGACGCGAAGGCCCGGCTGCTCGGCGGGCGTGACATGTGGTCGCTGCACCCGCTGCCCGAGATCGGCCTGACGTCCCTCGTGATGTCGGACGGCCCGATCGGCGTGCGCGGCACCCGCTGGACCGCCGACGACCCGTCCATCGCCCTGCCGTCCCCGACCGCGCTCGCCGCCACCTGGGACCAGGACCTCGCCCGCCGGGCGGGCACCCTCCTCGCCCAGGAGGCCCGCCGCAAGGGCGTGCACGTCCTCCTCGCGCCCACCGTCAACCTGCACCGCTCACCGCTGGGCGGCCGGCACTTCGAGGCGTACAGCGAGGACCCGTATCTGACCGGCGTCATCGGCACCGGCTACGTCCAGGGCGTGCAGTCCGGCGGCGTCGGCACGACCGTCAAGCACTTCGTCGCGAACGACGCCGAGACCGACCGCTTCACCGTCGACAACCTGGTCGGCGCCCGCGCCCTGCGCGAGCTGTACCTCGCGCCCTTCGAGGCGATCGTCACCAACGCCCACCCCTGGGGCATCATGACGGCGTACAACCAGGTCAACGGTACGACGATGACCGAGCACCGCTACCTGGTCAACGAGGTCCTGCGCGGCGAATGGGGCTTCGACGGCTACAACGTCTCCGACTGGATGGCCGCCCGCTCGACCACCGGCGCCATCGAGGGCGGCCTCGACGCCGCCATGCCAGGACCGCGGACCGTCTACGGCGATGCGCTCGCCGAGGCCGTGCGCGGCGGCCGGGTCAAGGAGTCGGCGGTCGACGACGCCGTGCGCAACGTCCTGCGGCTCGCCGCCCGCGTCGGCATCCTCGAAGGTGCCGAACCCGTGGTCACCGGCCTGCCCGCCGAGATCGACGGCGAGGCGCTCGCCCGCGAGATCGCCCGCCGCGCCTTCGTCCTCGTGCGCAACGAGAACGAAGCGCTGCCGCTGCGGCCCGCCGCGTCGGTCGCCCTCATCGGCGCCGCCGCACGCGACGCCCGTGTCCTGGGCGGCGGCTCCGCCACCGTCTTCCCGGCGCACGTGGTCTCCCCGCTCGACGGTCTGACGGCGGCGCTCGGCGAGGACGCCCTGACGTACGCCGTCGGTGCCGACCCGAGCGACGAACTCGCCCCCGCCGGCAAGGGGTTCGAGCTGCGGGCCGTCTGCCGCGACGCGGACGGCGCCGTCATCGGAGAGGGCAGCCTCCCCTCCGGCCAGGTCCAGTGGATCGGCGACGACCTGCCCGACGGCGTCACCCATGAGGCGCTGGCCTCCGTCGAGGTCGTCGGATCGTTCACCCCGCGCGAGAGTGGCGAGCACTCCTTCGGCACGCGCGGCGTGGGCGCCTTCACGCTCTCCGTCGACGGTGAGATCGTCTTCGACGGGTCCGAGGTGATGGCCGCCGGGTCCGACCCCTTCGAGGCGCTCTTCGGCTCACCGGTCGAGCGGGCCAGGGTGAGCCTGACGGCGGGCGCGGCGGTCGAGGTCTCCCTGTTCCACCCGCTCGACAAGGAGCTGAAGGCTCCGCTCCCCGGCGTGGTGTTCTCCTTCGTGCACCTGGGACCGCGGCGCGACCCCGACGCGCTGATCGCCGAGGCTGTCGAGGCGGCGCGCGCGGCGGACACCGCGGTCGTGGTCGTCGCCACCACCGAGCGCGTCGAGTCCGAGGGCTTCGACCGGCGGGACCTGCGGCTCCCGGGCCGCCAGGACGATCTGGTGCGTGCGGTGGCCGCGGCCAACCCCCGCACGGTCGTCGTCGTCAACTCCGGCTCCCCGGTGGAGCTTCCGTGGCGCGAGGACGTCGCGGCGGTGCTGCTCGGCTGGTTCCCGGGCCAGGAGGGCGGCGCCGCGCTCGCCGACGTACTGCTCGGCGCGCAGGAGCCGGGAGGGCGGCTGCCCACGACATGGGGCGGCCTCACGGACGCGCCGGTCACTCAGGTCACCCCGGCCGACGGTGAACTCGCCTACAGCGAGGGGGTGTTCATCGGCTACCGCGCCTGGGAGAAGGCGGGCGCCACCCCCGCGTACGCCTTCGGTCACGGCCTCGGCTACACCGACTGGACGTACGAGTCCCTGGCCGTGGAGGGCACGACGGCCACGGTCCGCGTCCGCAACTCCGGCCCGCGCACCGGCCGCGAGGTCGTCCAGGTCTATCTCGCCCCGGCCGCCGACGACGGCACCCGCCCGGCCCGCTGGCTCGCCGGCTTCGCGGGCGCCGAGGCCGCGCCCGGCGAGAGCGTGGAGGTGCGGATCGAACTCCCGCGCCGCGCCTTCGAGATCTGGGACGAGTCCGCCAACGCCTGGGCACACCAAGGTGGTTCGTACGAGATCGAGGTGGGCCGCTCCATCGCCGACCGGCGGCTGAGCGAGACGATCGTCGTCTGACGGTTCGGTGCGCGGCGGGACGGCACGGCCTCCGTCCCGCCGCGCTAACGCACCGAGAAGCCGTACACGGTCTCCGACGCGTACACCTCACCCGGCCGCAGCACCGTGCCCGGGAACTCCGGCCTGTTGGGGGAGTCGGGGAAGTGCTGTGTCTCCAGGGCGACCCCGTCCCCGGGGCCGAACGGCAGCGTCTCCTCGAAGTGGTCCCCGGTGTACAGCTGGAGGCCCGGCTCCGTCGTCGCCACGGTCAGCACCCTCCCCGACGCCGGATCGCTCAGCTCCGCCACCTCGACGGGCCGCGTGGTGACCCCCTTGTCGAGCACGTAGTTGTGGTCGATCCCGGCCCCGACCTTCCGCGCCTCCCGGAAGTCGAAGCGCGTCCCGTCGACGTCCTCGTACGCCCCCGTCGGAATCTGCACGCCGTCCGTCGGGGTGAGCCGCGCCGCCGCGATCCGCAGCTCGTGCCCGCCCGCGCTGCCGCTCCCGGCCCCCGCGAGATTCCAGTACGTGTGGTTGGTGAGGTTCACGACCGTCGGGGCGTCCGTCGTCGCCTCGTACGCGATCCGCAGCGCGCCCGTCTCGTCCAGCGAGTACGTCACCGCCACCGCGAGCCGCCCGGGATAACCCTCCTCGCCGTCCGGGCTCACCCGGGTCAGGCGCACCCCGTGCCCGGCCTCCGCCGCCTCCCACACCCGCTTGTCGAAGCCCGCCGTGCCGCCGTGCAGCGCATTGGGATCGTTGTTCCGCGCCAGGCGGTACGTCCGGCCGTCGAGCTCGAACTCGCCGCCCGCGATGCGGTTCGCGTACCGGCCCACCAGCGCCCCGAAGTACGGCCCGGGATGATCGAGGTAGCCCTGGAGGTCCTCGAAGCCGAGGGCCACCGGCTCACGCCGCCCCGACCGGTCAGGAACTTCCGCCGACTGGATGATCCCGCCGTACGTCAGGACGCGTACCCGCACCCCGCCCCTTTCCAGGGTCCAGCGATGGACGGGCGTGCCGTCGGGGAGTGCCCCGAAGAGTTCACTGCGCATGATCGCGACCCTACGCCGGGCCGCCGCACCGCCGGGCTCAGGTCCCGGGATCCCCGGGATTCTTGGCCTTCACCTGGCGGTAGGCCAGCTCGGCGAGCCGCGACTGGCCGTCCTTGCTGGGGTGGAACCAGTCCCAGTGGCTCAACTGGTCGCCGTCGAAGCGGTAGTCGAAGACCGCACCGCCGTCGTACCGGCAGCGCAGATCCTTGGCGCACACATCCTTGAGCACGTCGTTGTACGCGACCACCCGGTTCTGCACGCCGGCCCGCCGCTCCGTCGCCGCCGCGTCCCGCGCATCCGGGTCCGCCAGCATCGACGAGCAGATGCCCAGCTTCCAGATCTGCTTGCCCAGCGCGTTGGTGCGCCCCTGGGACCAGAGCCGCTTCAGGTCCGGTACGGAGGTGACGTACACCTGGGTCTTGGGGAGCTCGCGCCGCAGCGTGCGCATCGCCTTCTCGAAGTCCGCGCGGAACTCGCCGACCGGCGTCATGGAAGCGACCGAGGGACGGCACGCGTCGTTCGCCCCCGCCATCACCGTGATCAGCTCGGGCCGCTCGGCAGCGGCCTGCTCGACCTGCCCCGGGAGATCCGCCATGCGGGCGCCGGTCTTCGCGTAGTTCCAGCTGTGCTCGGCGGCCCGCTCCTTCCCCAGGAGCCGGGTGGCGAGGCTGCGCACCTCGGAGTCCGTGCCGGTCGCCCAGGACGCCTCGGGGCAGTCGGCGAGCACCGAGCAGGCGTCGAAGCCACGGGTGATGGAGTCGCCGACGGCCGCCAGGGAGTCCGGGGACGTGTCCCAGACCGGGGTGGGCTTGGGGGACGGCTTGTCCGCCGACGGCCCCTGGGGTGCGGGGGAGTCACCGCCGGAGGCGTCGCATGCCGTGAGTGCGGTGGCGCCGAGAAGAACCGCCGTCGCGGCGGCGACGGCGGCACGCGAGCGGTGCCTTCGGTTCCGCATCCCCAGTCCCCTCTGTTGCCGTGGGCCGATCCATCGCCGTCTAGGCCGACCGCGCCGTTTCGGCGCCCCTGCGGGTGAATGGTGGGCGATTCCTGGCCCTGGGACCGACGGTACGTCACACTCCTTGTTCCGCCG
This Streptomyces sp. NBC_01283 DNA region includes the following protein-coding sequences:
- a CDS encoding aldose epimerase family protein, which gives rise to MRSELFGALPDGTPVHRWTLERGGVRVRVLTYGGIIQSAEVPDRSGRREPVALGFEDLQGYLDHPGPYFGALVGRYANRIAGGEFELDGRTYRLARNNDPNALHGGTAGFDKRVWEAAEAGHGVRLTRVSPDGEEGYPGRLAVAVTYSLDETGALRIAYEATTDAPTVVNLTNHTYWNLAGAGSGSAGGHELRIAAARLTPTDGVQIPTGAYEDVDGTRFDFREARKVGAGIDHNYVLDKGVTTRPVEVAELSDPASGRVLTVATTEPGLQLYTGDHFEETLPFGPGDGVALETQHFPDSPNRPEFPGTVLRPGEVYASETVYGFSVR
- a CDS encoding glycoside hydrolase family 3 C-terminal domain-containing protein; the protein is MAGTQGTGATQADRAREAVVEAALAALDLDAKARLLGGRDMWSLHPLPEIGLTSLVMSDGPIGVRGTRWTADDPSIALPSPTALAATWDQDLARRAGTLLAQEARRKGVHVLLAPTVNLHRSPLGGRHFEAYSEDPYLTGVIGTGYVQGVQSGGVGTTVKHFVANDAETDRFTVDNLVGARALRELYLAPFEAIVTNAHPWGIMTAYNQVNGTTMTEHRYLVNEVLRGEWGFDGYNVSDWMAARSTTGAIEGGLDAAMPGPRTVYGDALAEAVRGGRVKESAVDDAVRNVLRLAARVGILEGAEPVVTGLPAEIDGEALAREIARRAFVLVRNENEALPLRPAASVALIGAAARDARVLGGGSATVFPAHVVSPLDGLTAALGEDALTYAVGADPSDELAPAGKGFELRAVCRDADGAVIGEGSLPSGQVQWIGDDLPDGVTHEALASVEVVGSFTPRESGEHSFGTRGVGAFTLSVDGEIVFDGSEVMAAGSDPFEALFGSPVERARVSLTAGAAVEVSLFHPLDKELKAPLPGVVFSFVHLGPRRDPDALIAEAVEAARAADTAVVVVATTERVESEGFDRRDLRLPGRQDDLVRAVAAANPRTVVVVNSGSPVELPWREDVAAVLLGWFPGQEGGAALADVLLGAQEPGGRLPTTWGGLTDAPVTQVTPADGELAYSEGVFIGYRAWEKAGATPAYAFGHGLGYTDWTYESLAVEGTTATVRVRNSGPRTGREVVQVYLAPAADDGTRPARWLAGFAGAEAAPGESVEVRIELPRRAFEIWDESANAWAHQGGSYEIEVGRSIADRRLSETIVV
- a CDS encoding SGNH/GDSL hydrolase family protein, which produces MRNRRHRSRAAVAAATAVLLGATALTACDASGGDSPAPQGPSADKPSPKPTPVWDTSPDSLAAVGDSITRGFDACSVLADCPEASWATGTDSEVRSLATRLLGKERAAEHSWNYAKTGARMADLPGQVEQAAAERPELITVMAGANDACRPSVASMTPVGEFRADFEKAMRTLRRELPKTQVYVTSVPDLKRLWSQGRTNALGKQIWKLGICSSMLADPDARDAAATERRAGVQNRVVAYNDVLKDVCAKDLRCRYDGGAVFDYRFDGDQLSHWDWFHPSKDGQSRLAELAYRQVKAKNPGDPGT